TACTCCATCACGGAGCCGACCCTAATTTGATGGCATCTGAGTACCCAGCGTGGAAGTGCATCACCCACAAACGCATCAATCTCCTTCCAGACTTGGTGACAGCCGGTGCGAATCTCCGTGACCCACCAGGCATTGTGGAGTGCGCCGTGCAGGAAAACTACGCGGAGGCCCTACTCTGGCTGGTGAATCAAGGAGGCGCCAATCCAAACGACCGCAACGAGCATGGTCACACAGCCATAACCACTGCCATTCGGAAGAACCGGTTAGAAATTCTGGAAATGTTATTGGCAAATGGAGCCGACCCCAACCTACGCGGCAAAGACTGGCCCGTATACATGGCAACTCAATCGCCCAACATGCTACGACTTATTCTCCCCAAAATAACCGATCTCTCTGCGCACAAGGGTGTCGTGGAAAAAGCAGTTCAAGCAAATCAACTAGAAAGCGTCAAATTACTCATCGCAGCCGGTGCTAATGTCGAGTGGAAGAACGGCGGTGTGTTCTCACCGCTTACAACAGCACTGCGCGAGAACTACTGTGCTCTTGTGCGCTATCTCCTGGACCAGGCTGGTGCCGACCCCAATGCTCCTGGTGAGCATTTGCCACTCGTCAAGGCGATTCGGAGATGCGACGATGGTGATTTTGCCATGATTGAGTTGCTTCTTGAGCGAGGCGCCGATCCCAACAAATGCTACCGCGACTGGAACGCGATCATGCAGGCCATTGAGGACCGCGATCTTCGGCTGTTGCGGCTTTTGATTGAGAAGGGTGGATTGGTTGATCTTACTCAGAAAGATGAGACCGGCACCACGGTTTTAGACATGGCTAACTCTTTTGGTTGGCTAGAAGGCGCTGACGTTTTGTTGAAGAATGCTCGTCAGTGATGttttgtttccttttttattttttatttttgtttttttttgatatccctCTTTTGTATACCTTCCAAGGCAATTTCCTAGAGTCGCAATAATTTATTTGAATTACCATTCTTATTCGCAGTAACCGTTCCAAGCGCCTGTATAAATGAAACACCGTACCTGGTTTTAGTGATCCCCACTAAATACTTAATTTCGGTTTATTTACCCATGAAAAAAATAATAATTTTAACCACCAGAATTGTCAATTTCCTCAAGAACTCTGTGGCCCCTATTAAATCTTTTACGCACAGCCTCTGCTAAATTCCTTCAGCTCGtcactatgttgtatgcttCTAATTCCTTCGTTTTCCCTATAGCTGCCTTGACTTCTTAGAATCGACATTCTATCTTTTTTAGAATTATTCTATTTGTGAATCTATGTTATAAATTAATATTTAGAGTACTCAGAAATGatttgctctttttttttggttatcAAGAGCTGATAGGATCGAGTCTTCTGTAAACCCTCCTTGGCCAGAGATTAAGCTACTAGGATCGGGCCTAGTAAGCCATGTGAGCTACCTAGTTTgcttgtacggagtaactgcttcttctcttctccacACAACTTGAAAATTTTTTCAGAGATCCAGCAAATTGGGACCCATAAATACGCTTATCCCAACCAATTGTCTTTCTATCTTTCTCCTCTGCCCTTGATACATTCTTGgatagctttttttttgacaaATCGCATTCTTTTGCTTTAAAGATCTAGATTGATAGAAGTGCCGTTAAGGTTCAAGTCTCAACGTGTATGATAGGATGgtgactacggagtacggagtagttaaAACACAATCTCTTAACAGAATTTGTGACGTGTCCGTTTCGAAAAGTGGCCTATTGTGATCAAAATAACATACCtgcaagaaaaagaaaatctgCATAGGAGAGGATGGACACGTCAGCAGTTCAGAGAACACCGAATGTTCGGGTGCAAAACGGCGGTGTTTAGGGCATTCAGCTAAATAGACTGAAGGAGCTGAAGTGTAGGGGCAACAAGAGAGTTTCGATCCAAAAAGAAGACATGACAAAGAAACATAGTTGTACCCCGTACAACAGTGTGGATTATTTGGTGGTCCACCTAACTACTATGTTGTAATCACATCGACGTGTGGCTTATGCACAGCCAACTGTTAGGTTGTCGCCCGGACGAGAATCCTGCGGCGATCACCGCACAGGCTGCCGCGTAGCCAGAGTTTACTGTAATATAATTTTGGGCATGAGCGCAGGATTTGAAACATTAGATATCTTGGCACCCTGCACATAACCACACctcagttttttttttcgattggTGACTTCATCAGGCAATGATGAAGACCTCCAGCCACCACGGGTAAAACAACGAACAGTTGGTCGACCAACAATTTCTGGTTCGCGAGCATCAAAAGTTACATTCAATTTGGCATTCAAAGCATCTGATCTGCCTCCGACATTAAGATTGCGGCTTAAAGTACTGCACTTTTCTTCGAAATTCTTCATGAGACCAACCTACTGCAGAGTGTTGGAGCTCATAGTTTATTTGCCCGTCTCTGTGGATTGGATGTCGCCACTGCTACTTTTTAGCTTTACTCTAAGCATCTATGTACGTCTCGACCAGTATGCCTTCGGTTGATGATGCATCCGCTCATCCAGTCATCTAACCGTGTACTGAGTGGTGGCCACGATATGTGAGGATTTGATACGTCATTCCGATGTAATTGTAGGGCAACTTCTGCTATTTGAATTCGAAATAGAAAAGACCACCAAGAATGTATTCTTCACTTTCGATAAACTGGGACGACTCAGTCTCCGATCCATCCTACATCCCATCGCCATGCATTCTAAGAAAGTTCTCATAATCCTCAGCGATGCGCACTCCTTCTCCCTAAAACGGAACAGCGGACACGATGCTGGCAAGGTTGTCGATCAGCCTTCCGGGTTTTTCCTACAAGAGCTCGCAAAGCCATTGCGCAAAATACTCAACGCAGGCCACAAGGTCACATTCGCCTCCCCCAAAGGTCTTGAACCAGCGCCAGACCCAAGCAGCGAATCACTTGTTGCAAATGCAGGGAATATCTTCGAACGTCAACGCGAATGGGATCTTATCGAACGAATGAAGCGCGAGAACGGGTTCCGTAGCCCGCGACCATTCAGTACTATTCGTGACGATGAGTTGACTACTTTTGCGGCTGTTTTCATCCCCGGTGGACATTCGCCGCTTCAAGATCTCGGGGGGAATGCAGAACTGGGACGGATCCTGCGTTATTTCAATCGGGAGAACAAGCCTACAGCAGTGATCTGTCATGGCCCTTACGCCCTGTTGAGTACGAAGAAGGCGGGAGATGGGTCATTTGTTTACAATGGATACAAAATTACGTCGTGGAGCGATATGGAAGAGAATCTTATGGAAACATTGTGGGGTGGGCAGGTCGAGAAAGTAGAGTCGACGTTGAGAAACGAAGGTGCAGTCATGGTTGAGGGTGTCCGTGAAAAGACTGGAGGTACCACGCTGCATCGGGAGCTGGTCTCTGCGGGTAATCCGATGGCGGCAAACGCCCTTGGTGATCGATTTGTGAGAATGATCAGTGTATAGTATATTCTTTTTTTAATCTGAATAAGATTCCAATTTCGAAACAACTACAATGTCTTCATTTACTCCTTGCAGGCTTGCAGGAGTCGGCGAACAACTTTAACAGTCGTGAACTTCATTACGGGCTGTAAATTCAGACACAAACTAATAGAGATGCTTGATTCCCGTGAATAGACGGAGGATCACTGGGTGATAATTCTTACCATAAATAAATCTTTATTCAATGCACAGTTTGGGCCAAGTTCACCGAGCTGCAAAGAGTGAAGGGTCCGATTATCGGGGACATCCTGGGGTGTAAGTAACATCAGCCTGCTAGAGGGCTACCTATTACGATGCACACCTGCAACTTCTCCGGATGCGTCATCATTAAGACTAGGCCCATAATCAGGTTTCTCAAGTCCCATTGGAAGCGCGAGGGTGAGCTTGGTACAATTGTTTGGAAACAAGTCCGAGATGTCGCATGATGTAACAATGAAAGCACACCTTCGGTGTTAATACGCAGCTCTATCTCACTAGCTTTCCTGTATTCTCACTA
Above is a window of Penicillium digitatum chromosome 2, complete sequence DNA encoding:
- a CDS encoding ThiJ/PfpI family protein; its protein translation is MHSKKVLIILSDAHSFSLKRNSGHDAGKVVDQPSGFFLQELAKPLRKILNAGHKVTFASPKGLEPAPDPSSESLVANAGNIFERQREWDLIERMKRENGFRSPRPFSTIRDDELTTFAAVFIPGGHSPLQDLGGNAELGRILRYFNRENKPTAVICHGPYALLSTKKAGDGSFVYNGYKITSWSDMEENLMETLWGGQVEKVESTLRNEGAVMVEGVREKTGGTTLHRELVSAGNPMAANALGDRFVRMISV